The following DNA comes from Mesorhizobium sp. B2-1-8.
GTAGCGGACGGTGACCTGGCTCTTGGCATCGGGGCCGAGCTTGCCGGCCTCGCCGTTGTTTTCGTGACGGGCGGCGGCCAGGAGTTCGAGGATCTTGTGGCTGTAGTAGATCGGCGCCGGCATCAGGTCCGGCGTCTCGCGGCAGGCATAGCCGAACATGATGCCTTGGTCGCCGGCACCTTCCTCGCCCTGACGGTCGGCGGCGTTGTCGACGCCCTGGCCGATGTCGGGCGACTGGCCATGCAGCAGGACCTCGATCTTGGCCGTCTTCCAGTGGAAGCCGGCCTGCTCGTAGCCGATCTCGCGGATCGCCTTGCGGGCGACGGATTTGAACTTCGCCGGGTTGACGACAGGGTGGCCCGCGGCGTCCTTGAGGATGTTGCCGGCCTTGTCCTTCTTCAAGAGCGTCTCGGGGACGCGCACCTCGCCGGCGATGACGACGCGGTTGGTGGTCGCCAGGGTCTCGCAAGCGACACGGACTTTCCACGGGTCCATGCCGGTCTTCTTGGCTTCACGATAGACCAGATCGACAATTTCGTCGGAGATCCGGTCACAGACTTTGTCGGGATGGCCCTCGGCAACGGATTCCGAGGTAAAGAAGTAGTTCTGCCGCGTCACGGGTGTCCCCTCTTGAAAAACGATCGGCAGGCTGCCGATTTTGGCGCGCCACGTGTTAGCGGGGCAAAGCGCTGCTCGTCAAGCGTTGCCGCGGGTCTGGCCCGAATGTCGGAGGCGATATCTTGTGCCACCGGCGGCGCACGCCGCCGGCGCAAGGCGCATTGCGGATCAGTCGAGATCGTCCTCGGCGAGCGATTTCACCAGGTCTATGATCCTGCGGCGCACCTTGACATCGGCGATCTTGACAAAAGCCCGGTTGAGCTGAAGTCCTTCGGGACTGCCGCAGAATTCGACGGCGAAAGCCATCGAGCTATCCTCGGCAAAGCCACGGTTGGCCGTCAACTCCTGGCCCGGCGCATCCTCGAAAAAGAAGGCGACCGGCACGCCCAGTATGGAGGCTATCGCC
Coding sequences within:
- a CDS encoding helix-turn-helix domain-containing protein; this translates as MTEENKKKPNPIDIHVGSRVRLRRNMLGMSQEKLGENLGITFQQIQKYEKGTNRVGASRLQAIASILGVPVAFFFEDAPGQELTANRGFAEDSSMAFAVEFCGSPEGLQLNRAFVKIADVKVRRRIIDLVKSLAEDDLD